The following proteins come from a genomic window of Rutidosis leptorrhynchoides isolate AG116_Rl617_1_P2 chromosome 10, CSIRO_AGI_Rlap_v1, whole genome shotgun sequence:
- the LOC139872356 gene encoding protein SENSITIVE TO PROTON RHIZOTOXICITY 1-like, translating to MDATKKHLSWSNASSSSYNNNNNNSQHNNNSQIFHQLFSNYDAQQQMEKSSIVDYDVMIRKQLETIPSSLTQVNLLQHLQSKPQLWDPKTMLTNLSIMEEKIHQLQELVRLTSAKSSIDQPNELVVQQQQLVTADITSIIIQLISTAGSLLPSIKHTNFTPNSNPNPNPNPNPNPNPNPNASVSNQVNVTTINNNNGNCNDNDHNTNNNYCSDSNVVSKVEDHSNETDHMDIHHEEHDDDVDEGENLPPGSYEILQLEKEEILAPHTHFCVICGKGFKRDANLRMHMRGHGDEYKTPAALAKPHNVSVSEPKLIRRYSCPYVGCKRNKDHKKFQPLKTILCVKNHYKRTHCDKSYTCSRCNTKKFSVIADLKTHEKHCGRDRWLCSCGTTFSRKDKLFGHISLFQGHTPAIPLDHETKGESVSVNEVQGDNNVNSNTDVNNQGFKEGGLFDFSFNSNVSSGSDVQTNCEPATCFSPLNGFQEFPRSMFEESDSLSFLLSGSSCNYMWKNEGESSSKDL from the coding sequence ATGGATGCTACAAAGAAGCATTTGTCATGGTCAAATGCGTCATCATCttcatataataataacaataataatagtcaaCATAACAATAATAGTCAGATCTTTCATCAGCTGTTTTCAAATTATGATGCACAGCAGCAAATGGAAAAATCTTCAATTGTAGATTATGATGTTATGATTAGAAAACAATTGGAAACTATTCCGTCTTCTTTGACCCAAGTCAACCTATTACAACATCTTCAGTCCAAACCTCAGTTATGGGACCCAAAAACTATGCTTACTAATCTCTCCATTATGGAAGAAAAGATTCATCAACTTCAAGAGTTAGTCCGTTTAACATCGGCCAAATCATCGATCGATCAACCCAATGAACTCGTGGTTCAACAGCAACAACTTGTTACTGCGGATATTACTTCGATTATAATCCAGCTCATATCGACTGCAGGCAGTCTTCTTCCTTCGATTAAACATACAAATTTCACTCCTAATTCAAATCCAAATCCAAATCCAAATCCAAATCCAAATCCAAATCCAAATCCAAATGCGTCTGTTAGTAATCAAGTCAACGTGactactattaataacaataatggtaattgtaatgataatgatcataatactaataataattattgtagTGATAGTAATGTGGTAAGTAAGGTGGAAGATCATTCGAATGAAACGGATCATATGGATATACATCATGAAGaacatgatgatgatgttgatgaaggAGAAAATCTTCCACCTGGATCGTACGAAATCTTGCAGCTCGAAAAAGAAGAGATTCTTGCACCACATACTCatttttgtgtaatttgtggtaaagGTTTCAAACGAGATGCTAATTTAAGAATGCATATGAGGGGTCATGGAGACGAGTATAAGACACCTGCAGCATTAGCAAAACCACATAACGTTTCGGTATCAGAACCAAAACTTATTAGAAGATATTCATGCCCGTATGTTGGTTGTAAAAGAAACAAAGATCACAAAAAGTTTCAACCTTTGAAAACAATCTTGTGCGTGAAGAATCATTATAAGAGAACACATTGTGATAAAAGCTATACGTGCAGCCGTTGCAACACCAAGAAGTTTTCTGTTATTGCAGATCTTAAAACGCACGAGAAACACTGTGGTAGAGATCGATGGTTGTGTTCTTGCGGTACAACGTTTTCAAGAAAAGATAAGCTTTTTGGGCATATTTCTCTTTTTCAAGGTCATACTCCTGCAATTCCGTTGGATCATGAAACTAAGGGTGAATCCGTTAGTGTAAATGAGGTTCAAggagataataatgttaattctaatactgATGTCAATAATCAAGGATTTAAAGAAGGTGGATTATTTGATTTTAGTTTCAATTCAAACGTTTCTAGTGGATCAGATGTTCAAACTAATTGCGAGCCTGCTACTTGTTTTTCGCCATTGAACGGGTTTCAAGAGTTTCCAAGAAGTATGTTTGAAGAATCGGACAGTTTATCGTTCCTTTTGTCGGGCTCTTCTTGTAATTACATGTGGAAGAACGAAGGAGAGTCTAGTTCTAAAGATCTTTGA
- the LOC139873657 gene encoding GRAS family protein RAM1-like — MSATCLDDNKLDSTVEFLMELYRYVSLNGNSVQRVAAYFAEGLLARLLTRRSPFHEMIMKQPGPTDELLAYVELYKVSPYYQFAHFTANQMIMEAFERDLEINNDKNHCSLYVVDLDVAYGFQWPSLMQSLSEKATNGNHASLRITGFGKTLDELEETKARLVGFAKTFKNLIFEFRGIPRTNSYLESIRKRKNETLVVNSVFYLNSLCNLIQISKTLKSIHVMRPSLVVLVEQEGGRSPRSFLSRFMEFLHYYAAMFDSLDDFLPLDSVQRLQIETNHLGKEIKQIMNFDTNKENSPKYEKMETWKARMESHRFVGMNLSSKSIIQAKLLLKISSNYSPIQFDGENNGGFSAFERQENAISLAWQDKCLITASAWQCI; from the coding sequence ATGTCAGCGACTTGTCTCGATGATAACAAACTCGACTCAACTGTCGAATTTCTAATGGAATTGTACCGATATGTATCTTTAAATGGCAACTCTGTTCAAAGGGTGGCTGCTTATTTTGCAGAAGGATTACTCGCTAGGCTTCTCACCCGTCGATCACCCTTTCACGAGATGATAATGAAGCAACCGGGGCCCACAGACGAGCTTCTTGCTTACGTGGAACTCTATAAAGTATCCCCGTATTACCAATTTGCCCATTTTACCGCGAATCAAATGATCATGGAAGCATTTGAAAGGGATTTAGAAATTAATAACGATAAAAACCATTGTTCGTTATATGTGGTTGATCTTGATGTAGCGTATGGTTTCCAGTGGCCTTCTCTGATGCAATCGCTTTCAGAGAAGGCCACAAACGGAAACCATGCATCTCTTCGAATTACAGGGTTTGGTAAAACCCTAGACGAACTCGAAGAGACAAAAGCGAGACTAGTTGGTTTTGCCAAAACGTTTAAAAACCTAATCTTCGAGTTTCGTGGTATACCGAGAACAAATAGTTATTTGGAATCGATAAGGAAAAGAAAGAACGAAACGCTTGTTGTAAACTCTGTTTTTTATTTAAATTCGTTGTGTAACTTGATACAAATATCCAAAACGTTGAAATCAATTCACGTGATGCGGCCTTCGTTAGTGGTTTTGGTTGAACAAGAAGGTGGACGTAGCCCAAGAAGTTTCCTATCGAGATTCATGGAGTTTTTGCATTACTACGCGGCCATGTTTGATTCGTTAGACGATTTCCTTCCTCTTGATAGTGTTCAAAGACTACAAATAGAAACGAATCATCTCGGAAAAGAGATAAAGCAAATAATGAACTTTGATACAAACAAGGAGAATTCGCCAAAATACGAGAAGATGGAAACATGGAAAGCAAGGATGGAAAGTCATAGATTTGTTGGAATGAACTTAAGTTCAAAGTCAATAATTCAAGCAAAGTTGTTGTTGAAGATCAGTAGCAATTACAGCCCAATTCAATttgatggtgaaaataatggaggaTTTTCAGCCTTTGAAAGACAAGAGAATGCAATTTCTTTAGCTTGGCAAGACAAATGTCTGATTACAGCATCTGCATGGCAATGCATATGA
- the LOC139870220 gene encoding uncharacterized protein, whose protein sequence is MKILCLNICGFGSGKLSKIGDFRRLLLREKPCIVALQETRLNNVDKNWVNLLWGSHEFDFIQKEKIGNSGGWKGRDELTFIVNVYGPHEDSNKLLLWSSLETLIGTHDAEWILCGDFNEVRDQSERKNCDFIERRARWFNEFIDRTQLIDVLLGGKKFTRICDNGIKFSKLDRFLVSERFYHTWGNVSALALERKLSDHCPIVLRDRDIDYGPKPIKIFDEWFDGEDSKKVVEKAWSLNVVGDRYDCVFRNKLKNVKHALKEWSKCALGSLDLEIEELKRKSCEWESTAETNDISDEDRISWLNTRKQWIEKEKVKANMAKEKSRVKWIKDGDENTKYFHSVFKRRHSKRNIRGLNIEGSWCEDPIMVKQAVYDHFKKQYEKRIDHKMRFADSNVTNASIDENHVSISPLPSVPAAQPLLSDMNNHGFGGSVSASLLPSNTVAIGNVSANARRPDFTSVMGLSASDPGHSVEYATGFPSDHPSDHSVTDSIHVQTPMLSIESAEFIESKFTESEVLEAIKECDCAKAPGPDGFKFKFFKIHWELIKDDLMNALHWFWDKCEISKGCNASFITLIPKNNDPLGLNEYRPISLIGCYYKILAKILSIHIRKVLPAVIGYEQSAYLKGRFILDGSLIANEAIEYLKRKRKKSLIFKVDFEKAFDSLSWDFFIGYDE, encoded by the exons ATGAAGATTCTTTGTCTTAATATTTGTGGTTTCGGGTCGGGAAAACTTAGTAAGATTGGTGATTTTAGGAGACTTTTACTTCGTGAAAAACCTTGTATAGTTGCTCTACAAGAAACTAGATTGAACAATGTTGATAAGAATTGGGTTAACCTTTTATGGGGAAGCCACGAGTTTGATTTCATCCAAAAGGAAAAGATTGGTAATTCGGGCGG GTGGAAAGGGAGGGATGAACTCACTTTTATTGTAAATGTGTACGGTCCCCATGAGGATTCTAACAAATTATTGTTGTGGTCGAGTCTTGAAACCTTGATAGGTACACACGATGCGGAGTGGATACTTTGTGGCGATTTTAATGAAGTTAGGGACCAAAGTGAAAGGAAAAATTGTGATTTCATCGAGAGGCGAGCAAGGTGGTTCAATGAATTCATTGATAGAACTCAACTTATTGACGTCCTGCTAGGAGGCAAGAAATTCACGCGAATTTGCGATAACGGTATTAAGTTTAGCAAATTGGATAGATTTCTTGTTTCCGAAAGGTTTTATCACACTTGGGGGAATGTCTCGGCGTTAGCTCTTGAGAGAAAGTTATCGGATCATTGCCCTATAGTTTTAAGAGATAGAGATATTGATTATGGACCGAAACCGATTAAAATCTTCGATGAGTGGTTTGATGGAGAAGATTCAAAGAAAGTTGTAGAAAAAGCTTGGAGTCTTAATGTGGTGGGAGATAGATATGATTGCGTCTTTCGGAACAAATTAAAGAATGTCAAACACGCATTGAAAGAATGGAGTAAATGTGCCCTCGGTAGTCTTGATCTAGAAATAGAAGAACTCAAGAGGAAATCATGTGAATGGGAATCGACTGCGGAAACAAATGACATAAGTGATGAAGATAGGATTAGTTGGTTGAACACAAGGAAACAATGGATCGAAAAAGAAAAGGTTAAGGCGAACATGGCGAAGGAGAAATCTCGGGTTAAATGGATTAAGGATGGGGATGAAAACACTAAATACTTTCATTCGGTTTTTAAGAGACGACACTCAAAAAGGAACATTCGTGGGTTGAATATTGAAGGAAGTTGGTGTGAAGATCCCATCATGGTTAAGCAAGCGGTGTACGACCATTTCAAAAAGCAATATGAAAAAAGAATTGATCACAAGATGCGGTTTGCAGACTCTAATGTTACGAATGCTTCTATTGATGAAAACCACGTTTCTATCTCGCCACTACCTTCTGTTCCTGCTGCCCAGCCGCTACTATCTGATATGAATAATCATGGGTTTGGAGGTTCTGTTTCTGCATCGTTGTTACCTTCGAATACAGTAGCTATTGGAAATGTTTCAGCGAATGCAAGAAGGCCTGATTTCACTTCAGTCATGGGCCTGTCTGCATCAGACCCTGGTCATTCAGTTGAATATGCTACGGGTTTTCCTTCTGATCATCCTTCTGATCATTCTGTCACTGATTCTATACATGTTCAAACCCCCATGTTAAGCATTGAATCTGCAGAATTTATCGAATCAAAGTTCACCGAAAGCGAGGTTCTAGAGGCTATCAAAGAATGTGATTGTGCCAAGGCGCCGGGTCCCGACGggttcaaatttaagttctttaaaatacATTGGGAGCTAATTAAAGACGATCTTATGAACGCACTTCATTGGTTTTGGGATAAGTGTGAAATCTCGAAAGGTTGCAACGCTTCGTTCATCACTTTGATTCCGAAGAATAACGATCCGTTAGGGCTTAACGAGTATCGCCCCATAAGCTTAATCGGATGTTATTACAAGATCCTCGCGAAAATTCTTTCCATCCATATCAGAAAAGTTCTACCCGCTGTCATTGGTTATGAGCAAAGTGCATATCTTAAAGGAAGATTCATTCTAGATGGCTCTTTAATCGCAAACGAAGCAATCGAGTATCTAAAGCGGAAAAGGAAGAAAAGCCTCatttttaaagttgattttgagaAAGCTTTTGACAGTTTAAGTTGGGATTTTTTTATTGGATATGATGAGTAG